The following proteins are co-located in the Deinococcus malanensis genome:
- a CDS encoding MFS transporter: MNPPTRLWNRNFTLWFIGTAQSALGTALAGLALSFLVLHQTGSAGAMGFTLAIGLLPALLSPLAGTLVDRIPLRVPLMVGNLLRMLIQLGVGLLALQGEVSLTVINVLAFLNGLVAVFYGPASMSVLPGLVPAEQITRASGLMASATQTAGLLGLVGGGVLVSAVGSAPSLIVDGLSFGVMAVLLMFVNLPERTPAPHQPGFWADLRGGITYVRSSLLLTLLPVIALFINASLAPMEMLLPKQMLTLGAGASGFGLFFALITGGMLVSSVAVAVLNDRVKPGWMSSVGLGGIALSLLLLALAQTTWHLWGLALLTGLALGVANTGIGVLFATLIQPEFRGRVASLLGMVSSMGQPLTLLVLAPAADRVSISLMFGLAGCVTLAGALVWHWAVRQHDFRSATLAPAG, translated from the coding sequence ATGAATCCCCCTACACGTCTCTGGAACCGGAATTTCACCTTGTGGTTCATCGGTACAGCACAAAGCGCTCTCGGAACGGCGCTGGCTGGACTTGCCCTGAGCTTCCTCGTGTTGCACCAGACTGGGTCAGCCGGCGCGATGGGATTCACGCTGGCGATCGGCTTGCTTCCGGCCCTGCTCTCGCCCCTGGCAGGCACTCTGGTCGACCGCATCCCGCTGCGCGTCCCATTAATGGTCGGCAACCTGCTGAGGATGCTGATTCAGCTTGGTGTCGGCCTGCTCGCCCTGCAGGGCGAGGTCAGTCTGACCGTGATCAATGTTCTCGCTTTCCTGAATGGCCTGGTGGCGGTGTTCTACGGGCCAGCCAGCATGAGCGTGCTGCCCGGCCTGGTCCCTGCGGAACAGATCACTCGGGCGAGCGGCCTGATGGCCAGTGCCACGCAGACCGCAGGCCTGCTCGGCCTGGTGGGCGGCGGCGTGCTTGTGAGTGCGGTGGGCAGTGCACCGAGTCTGATCGTCGATGGGCTGAGTTTCGGGGTGATGGCCGTACTGCTCATGTTCGTGAACCTGCCCGAACGCACGCCGGCCCCTCACCAGCCAGGCTTCTGGGCGGACTTACGGGGTGGTATCACGTACGTGCGGTCCAGCCTGCTGTTGACCTTGCTGCCTGTTATCGCGTTGTTCATTAATGCCAGCCTGGCTCCGATGGAGATGCTGTTGCCGAAGCAGATGCTAACCCTGGGTGCTGGTGCCAGCGGGTTTGGGTTGTTCTTCGCGCTGATCACGGGAGGCATGCTCGTGTCCAGTGTGGCCGTCGCCGTTCTGAATGACCGCGTGAAGCCCGGCTGGATGTCTTCCGTCGGTCTCGGTGGCATTGCGCTCAGCCTGCTGCTGCTCGCGTTGGCCCAGACCACCTGGCACTTGTGGGGGCTCGCTCTGCTGACCGGCCTTGCCCTGGGGGTGGCCAATACTGGGATTGGGGTGCTGTTTGCGACCCTGATCCAGCCGGAGTTCAGGGGTCGGGTAGCGAGCCTGCTCGGGATGGTCAGCAGTATGGGGCAACCTCTGACGTTACTTGTTCTGGCACCGGCAGCTGATCGGGTCAGCATTTCCCTGATGTTCGGCCTGGCTGGGTGTGTGACGCTGGCAGGTGCACTGGTGTGGCACTGGGCCGTCCGTCAGCACGATTTCAGGTCAGCGACATTGGCCCCGGCAGGGTAG
- a CDS encoding TetR/AcrR family transcriptional regulator has translation MSAPAPKARDAVATRSAILVAATALFAARGFAATGLQDIATAAGVARATPSYFFGSKEQLWQAVLETQASLVAGIVPRVLAHAGPEATRAALRDALLEHLLQFHQDHPEALRLIQWAELQGHDLLPRLPAHAAAMQGGLKQLQLLQPGLSDAEAAHLTLSLLGAGYAHLSYGRSFGVPLGLDPDHPQFLAERRAHLRHLLLALLP, from the coding sequence GTGAGCGCACCAGCACCAAAGGCGCGTGACGCGGTCGCCACCCGCAGCGCCATCCTGGTGGCCGCGACAGCGCTGTTCGCCGCGCGAGGGTTCGCGGCCACCGGCCTGCAGGACATTGCCACCGCCGCAGGCGTAGCGCGGGCCACGCCCAGCTACTTCTTTGGTTCCAAAGAGCAGCTCTGGCAAGCGGTACTTGAAACTCAAGCGTCCCTGGTGGCCGGAATCGTTCCGCGCGTTCTGGCGCATGCCGGTCCTGAAGCCACCCGGGCAGCACTGCGAGACGCCCTGCTGGAGCACCTGCTGCAGTTCCACCAGGACCACCCGGAGGCATTGCGGCTGATTCAGTGGGCCGAGCTGCAGGGCCATGACCTGCTGCCCCGCCTGCCTGCTCACGCGGCGGCCATGCAGGGCGGGCTGAAGCAGCTTCAACTGCTTCAGCCCGGTCTGTCCGACGCGGAAGCCGCCCATCTGACGCTGTCCCTGCTGGGTGCTGGGTACGCCCACCTGTCCTACGGAAGGTCATTTGGTGTCCCACTGGGACTCGACCCTGACCACCCGCAATTTCTGGCCGAGCGGCGAGCCCATCTGCGTCACCTGCTGCTGGCCCTGCTTCCCTGA
- a CDS encoding YciI family protein — protein MLQRHVLHYTPGPYWSPGRPTVEQPLYERLAYLQALHQQGRILAGGPYTDHSSALVVLHSTTQEEAQSVVAGDPAVLAGIMTATLTAWHFLFQEEGPLFWGSRSSAHQLHLEAR, from the coding sequence ATGCTGCAACGCCACGTGCTCCACTACACCCCCGGCCCCTACTGGTCGCCAGGCCGACCCACCGTTGAGCAACCCCTCTACGAACGCCTCGCGTATCTGCAGGCCCTCCACCAGCAGGGGCGAATCCTAGCTGGAGGCCCGTATACCGACCACTCAAGCGCACTGGTCGTCCTGCATTCCACGACACAGGAGGAGGCGCAAAGCGTTGTGGCAGGCGACCCAGCAGTTCTCGCCGGCATCATGACCGCTACCCTTACGGCCTGGCACTTCCTGTTTCAAGAGGAAGGCCCACTGTTTTGGGGCAGCCGCAGTTCCGCTCACCAACTGCACCTTGAGGCACGGTGA
- a CDS encoding SDR family oxidoreductase, which translates to MKSVLVTGGTGLLGRQVIPRLLAEGATVRAIARRPGPQRPGLTWIQGDLHAPETMPRAMEGADTVLHLATQPLKASADLDLAQRLLQSLPASDVRHLVYMSITGLERMQRAPYYREKLEIERLFGASGVPLTVQRSTQFHEFIAQLLQRLTVGPLALVPTGVTLQPVAVQAVAQALVQRTLGDPAGHAQELAGPDTLTLEHLARSWRGRRGGLLRLPLPVPLFRAWQEQAAVGHRAEVVGESWASWLTTTTRERAKAVLT; encoded by the coding sequence GTGAAGTCCGTTCTCGTTACTGGGGGAACCGGCCTGCTGGGACGTCAGGTGATTCCCAGGCTGCTGGCAGAGGGCGCCACGGTCCGTGCCATAGCCCGCCGGCCGGGACCTCAGAGGCCGGGCCTGACCTGGATTCAGGGCGACCTCCACGCGCCTGAGACTATGCCCCGCGCCATGGAGGGAGCTGATACCGTGCTGCACCTGGCCACCCAGCCGCTCAAGGCGTCCGCTGACCTGGACCTGGCGCAGAGGCTGCTCCAGTCGTTGCCCGCGAGTGACGTCCGGCACCTCGTCTACATGAGCATCACCGGGCTGGAACGCATGCAGCGGGCGCCGTATTACCGCGAGAAGCTGGAGATTGAGCGCCTCTTCGGGGCCAGTGGCGTGCCACTCACGGTGCAGCGTTCCACCCAGTTTCATGAATTCATTGCGCAGCTGCTGCAGCGGTTGACCGTCGGTCCCCTGGCCCTGGTCCCCACGGGTGTCACCCTTCAGCCCGTGGCAGTGCAGGCCGTGGCGCAGGCGCTGGTCCAGCGGACGCTGGGTGACCCTGCGGGCCACGCGCAGGAACTCGCCGGGCCGGACACCCTGACCCTGGAGCACCTGGCGCGGTCCTGGCGGGGCCGCAGAGGCGGGCTGCTTCGTCTGCCGTTGCCCGTTCCCTTATTCCGGGCCTGGCAGGAGCAGGCCGCGGTCGGTCACCGCGCGGAGGTGGTCGGGGAGAGCTGGGCATCCTGGCTGACGACCACAACCCGTGAACGAGCGAAAGCGGTCCTGACATGA